GGGTAGCCGGTGGTGCCATCATAGGTCGTGAAAAAATAAGAGTCATTCCCGGCGGTACCGAAGGAGAGGGAGACGGACCGGCAGGTGCCCAGGAAGTTGGCGGTATTGGTGAGCGTTTGGGCTGAAGAGGTCAGAGAGATGACCGCCAGCCAGAAAAGAAACAGTGCAGCTTTTTTCACAACAATTTCAGTTTAATGATTTCTCCTTAGCGGAGAGGCTTACAGCTTGAGAGACTATTGGTCTTCGGTTGGGAAGCAAAGTCTTTTATAGGCGAAAATGGTGGCACTAAAGGAGTAGTAATCAAGGCGAGCAGGATGCAGCTCCCAATCTTAAACGCGATTCCGCAAGGCTACTCGATAAAGCGGCACGACTGGAGGATACTGACCGCTCCAAGGCCGTTGCAGCTTACGAGGAAATTGTCAGATTGTATCCCAATACATCCGCCAGCAGGGAGGCTGCACGGAATATCCGAACTTTGACGGCCGGGCAGGCGGGTGCCAGTGAAACCGAACACCAAGGTTAAAGCCTTTCAAAATGATTGTCTGATACGAGCCTTCGCCCTATTTGGCCGGGGGAGAAGGAGAAGCCAGCGAGTCTGGCGGTTCCCAAGTTTGTTGGGAGATGAGCTGATGCAAAGTTTCCAAAAGATCCTCGGTTGCGAACGGTTTTTTTAGGAATGCCCGCACGTCCAATTGAACTGCTTGGGCGAGAGCGGACTCTGAACCCAGGCCGCTCATCCCGATAATTTGAACGGACGGATCGATTTGGCGCAGTGCGCGGATGGTTTCCGGACCATTCATGATGGGCATCATCATGTCAGTGACCACCACTTTGATGTCCGCCTTGTTCCGCTCATAGAGCGCCACGCCTTCTCCGCCATGTTTGGCCGTGAGAACCTTGTAATTGCAGGATTCCAGCAGGAGCTTCGTCACCTCCAAAAGGGTACTCTCATCATCTATCAAAAGTATTTTTTCACCATGCCCCATGCGCACACTACTGGGGGTTTTTGCGACAGTTGCTGTAATTGGCGGGGTGGCTGCCGGCAGGTAAATCTTGAAGACCGATCCTTTGCCCAACTCACTGGACGCTTCCACGAATCCGCCATGGGTTTTAACAATTCCCTTCACCGTTGAGAGACTCAGACCGGTGCCCTTGCCGATTTCCTTGGTGGTGAAAAAGGGATCGAAAATCCTGTCCAAAACTGCTGCGGACATGCCGTGACCGGTGTCCCTGACGGTGATAAGGACATGGGAGCCCGGGGTTGGATGCGGCCCGCCCAAATGGGTTTCATCGAGGAAGACGTTGGTTGCTTCAATGGTGAGAGAACCGCCATCCGGCATGGCATCGCGGGCGTTGACGCATAAGTTTAGCAAGACTTGATGAAGCTGAGTGGCATTGCCGGTGACGGGATAAAGTTCCGAAGCCACATCGCTCAGAATGTGGATCGATCGTGGGAAGGTATGGCTGGCGAGTTCCACGATTTCTGCGATCAGATGCCGTATTTGGAGAGAGGCATGTTCGCCGCCCATGCTGCGAGCGAAGGAAAGGATCTGTTTGACCATCTCCACGCTACGCCGGGTGCTACTTTGTGCCAGGTTCAACATTTTTTTGCTTTCCCCGGTGGCCAATTCGCCCTGGATAAAACTTAAGGCCATCACGACCGGGGTCAGAGCATTGTTGAGATCATGAGCAATGCCCCCAGCCAGAGCGCCGATGGTTTCCATTCTTTGCGTGCGAAGGAGCTGGGCTTCAAACTGCTTCCGGCCGGTAACGTCAGTGTTTATTATCAGAATGGATGTGGGGTCGCCTTGCTGGTCTCGCATCAAAGTCCAGCGGCTTTCGACGGTGATTTTCCTTCCTTTTTTGGTAACCTGATGCAATTCCCCCTGCCACTCGCCTTTTTCAAGCAGAGTTTTCGAAGCAGTGGATGAAGTGGCTAATGCGTCATGAGAGAGGAGTTCGTTCACATTGCGGTTGAGGGCTTCCTGTGCGCTCCAGCCATAGAGCCGTTCGGCGCTTTGGTTCCAATAGAGGATGGAGTGATCCAGGCCGTGAAGGCAGATGGCGTCCTGCGCCTGGTCCAGCAGCCTGGCCTGTTCCCGAAGCAGTTCCCCGGCCTGTTGCCGTTTTTTTGCGGCGGCCACTTCGTCCAAAGCCCGCCGGATGGCAGGCACCAAACGTCCGGGCCGGTCTTTGATAACATAGTCGGTGGCACCCAGCTTCAACGATTCGACCGCCTGCTCTTCGCCAACGGTCCCGGAAACAAAGATGAAGGGTGTTTCAGGACATTCTTTGCGCACCAGGGCCAGCGCAGACAATCCGTCAAATGCTGGTAGGGAGTAGTCCGACAGGATCAACTCGAACCGACCTGTCTTTAAAGCGGCCTCGAACTCGCGTTGCGTTTTCACGTGGGTGATCGCGCACTCAAAATTCTCTTTTAGCATCTTCTGAAGCAGTTGCGCATCACATGGGTCGTCTTCAAGATGGAGGAGATGCAAAGGCGTTTTCACAGCAATTTTAAATCAATAATGGTGCTCCTGCACTCTATGCGGCCGATTATTCTGGTACGCGCGTAGAAGGTGCCTATATATAATACGTATGAAAAACCACCGATCTTTCAAAAATCGTTCTTTTTATAATCCTAAAGGCTTTGAACGGTTGTTT
This genomic stretch from Pedosphaera parvula Ellin514 harbors:
- a CDS encoding hybrid sensor histidine kinase/response regulator, which encodes MKTPLHLLHLEDDPCDAQLLQKMLKENFECAITHVKTQREFEAALKTGRFELILSDYSLPAFDGLSALALVRKECPETPFIFVSGTVGEEQAVESLKLGATDYVIKDRPGRLVPAIRRALDEVAAAKKRQQAGELLREQARLLDQAQDAICLHGLDHSILYWNQSAERLYGWSAQEALNRNVNELLSHDALATSSTASKTLLEKGEWQGELHQVTKKGRKITVESRWTLMRDQQGDPTSILIINTDVTGRKQFEAQLLRTQRMETIGALAGGIAHDLNNALTPVVMALSFIQGELATGESKKMLNLAQSSTRRSVEMVKQILSFARSMGGEHASLQIRHLIAEIVELASHTFPRSIHILSDVASELYPVTGNATQLHQVLLNLCVNARDAMPDGGSLTIEATNVFLDETHLGGPHPTPGSHVLITVRDTGHGMSAAVLDRIFDPFFTTKEIGKGTGLSLSTVKGIVKTHGGFVEASSELGKGSVFKIYLPAATPPITATVAKTPSSVRMGHGEKILLIDDESTLLEVTKLLLESCNYKVLTAKHGGEGVALYERNKADIKVVVTDMMMPIMNGPETIRALRQIDPSVQIIGMSGLGSESALAQAVQLDVRAFLKKPFATEDLLETLHQLISQQTWEPPDSLASPSPPAK